Proteins found in one Nocardia brasiliensis ATCC 700358 genomic segment:
- a CDS encoding winged helix-turn-helix transcriptional regulator, translating to MGTKRYAQMCAVAAALDLVGERWTLLIIRDLTTGPKRYNQLLEETLVGIGPNLLAARLQMLTEHGVIQREPVSGDGRGVQYRLTASGEALRPVIIGLASWGLTHISSYEQDGLVRSEWGRLALEAMISVGPPPEVDEAYEFRIGDEVFHVRCEEHTARVVDGTPPDEPALVVTADPETFIRIGTEQIGILDAMLSGNLTVSGDTTSLTRCLRLLDLELTSKAPPAEAHADVS from the coding sequence ATGGGAACGAAGCGCTACGCGCAGATGTGCGCAGTAGCGGCCGCGCTCGACTTGGTCGGCGAGCGCTGGACCCTGCTGATAATCCGCGATCTCACGACAGGTCCGAAGCGGTACAACCAGTTGCTCGAAGAGACGCTGGTCGGCATCGGGCCGAACCTGCTGGCCGCGCGGTTGCAAATGCTCACCGAGCACGGGGTGATCCAGCGCGAGCCGGTATCCGGCGACGGCCGCGGTGTCCAGTATCGGTTGACGGCCAGCGGCGAAGCGCTGCGGCCGGTGATCATCGGGTTGGCGTCGTGGGGCCTCACCCACATCTCCTCCTACGAGCAGGACGGGCTCGTCCGTTCCGAGTGGGGACGCTTGGCCTTGGAAGCGATGATCTCGGTGGGGCCGCCGCCCGAGGTCGACGAGGCGTACGAGTTCCGGATCGGCGACGAGGTGTTCCACGTGCGGTGCGAAGAGCACACGGCGCGCGTCGTCGACGGAACCCCACCGGACGAACCGGCGCTCGTCGTCACGGCCGATCCGGAGACGTTCATCCGCATCGGCACCGAGCAGATCGGCATCCTCGACGCGATGCTGTCCGGCAACCTGACGGTCAGCGGCGATACCACCTCGTTGACGCGCTGCCTGCGCCTGCTCGACCTCGAGCTCACCTCGAAGGCGCCGCCGGCCGAGGCCCACGCCGACGTCTCCTGA
- a CDS encoding acyl-CoA thioesterase: MRAYEISHIVGFEETNLVGNVYFVHYFRWQGRCREMFLMEHAPDVLDEINRDLKLFTIRCECEYFAELTAFQRLTIRMTLVDLTQTQIEFEFAYLDIDEQSAVEHLVARGRQRVACMRDNGTRVEPTRVPESLRRALEPYAESDHPRSGVRVPAGRRAD, from the coding sequence GTGCGCGCTTACGAGATCTCTCACATCGTCGGCTTCGAGGAGACCAACCTCGTCGGCAACGTCTATTTCGTGCACTATTTCCGCTGGCAGGGCCGCTGCCGGGAAATGTTCCTGATGGAGCACGCCCCGGACGTGCTCGACGAAATCAACCGGGACCTCAAGCTCTTCACCATCCGGTGCGAATGCGAATACTTCGCCGAGCTGACCGCGTTCCAGCGCCTCACCATTCGGATGACCTTGGTAGACCTCACCCAGACGCAGATCGAATTCGAATTCGCCTACCTCGACATCGACGAGCAGAGCGCGGTCGAACACCTGGTGGCCCGAGGGCGGCAACGGGTTGCGTGCATGCGTGACAACGGAACTCGGGTCGAGCCGACCCGGGTGCCGGAAAGCCTGCGGCGCGCACTCGAGCCCTACGCCGAATCCGACCACCCGAGAAGCGGCGTGCGCGTCCCGGCCGGTCGCCGCGCCGACTGA